Proteins encoded together in one Hevea brasiliensis isolate MT/VB/25A 57/8 chromosome 16, ASM3005281v1, whole genome shotgun sequence window:
- the LOC110635188 gene encoding pumilio homolog 2 isoform X1 gives MLSELGRRPMIGTNDGSFGDDLEKEIGLLLREQRRQEPDDLERELNLYRSGSAPPTVEGSLTAVGGLLGGGGGAAAATFAEFVSGKNGNELVSEEELRSDPAYLSYYYSNVNLNPRLPPPLLSREDWRFTQRLKGGGSSVLGGIGDRRKVNSADNGSGRSLFSMPPGFDSRKHEIEVQNDKVRGSTEWGGDGLIGLPGLGLGSKQKSLAEIFQDDLGHATTVTRQPSRPANAFNENVESVATAEAELAHLRCELSSAGSNGQGSSAVQNIGPPTSYSYAAAVGSSLSRSTTPDPQLVARVPSPCPTPIGQGRASASEKRGIAGSNSFNGVSSTIGESTDLAAALSGMNLSTNGVIDEENREDVDIFGLQGGQNHVKQNAYLKKAESRHFHMPSLPQSAKISYSDLGKSNGSGSDLNSSSLVSDRQVELKKSSVPSGNSYMKGSPTSTLNSSSGGGLPAQYHHLENVNSSLPNYGLSGYSVNPVLASMMAGQLGTGNLPMWFENVAAASALAVPGMDSRVLGGGLGSGANLTAATSESHNLGRVGSPMAGSTLQAPFVDPLYLQYLRTPEYAAAQLAALNDPSVDRNYLGNYMNLLELQNAHAGALLSSQKSHYGVPMGGKSGGSNHRGYYGNPAFGVGLSYPGSPLASPVIPNSPVGSGSPIRHNELNMHFPSGMRNLAGGIMGPWHLDGGVNMDESFASSLLEEFKSNKTKCLEFSEIAGHVVEFSADQYGSRFIQQKLETATIDEKNMVYQEIMPQALALMTDVFGNYVIQKFFEHGLPSQRRELAGNLFGHVLTLSLQMYGCRVIQKAIEVVDLDQKIKMVEELEGHVTRCVRDQNGNHVIQKCIECVPEENIQFIVSTFFDQVVTLSMHPYGCRVIQRILEHCKDPKTQSKVMDEILGAVSMLAQDQYGNYVVQHVLQHGKPHERSAIIKELAGKIVQMSQQKFASNVVEKCLTFGGPSERELLVNEMLGTTDENEPLQAMMKDQFANYVVQKVLETCDDQQRELILMRIKVHLNALKKYTYGKHIVARVEKLVAAGERRIAAQSLHAA, from the exons ATGTTATCTGAATTGGGTAGGCGGCCGATGATAGGAACTAATGACGGATCATTCGGTGATGATTTGGAGAAGGAAATAGGGTTATTACTGCGTGAGCAACGCAGGCAAGAGCCTGATGATCTCGAGAGAGAGCTCAATTTGTATAGGAGTGGTTCTGCGCCTCCAACTGTGGAGGGTTCATTGACCGCAGTTGGGGGCTTGCTAGGTGGTGGAGGCGGTGCTGCTGCTGCTACCTTTGCTGAGTTTGTTAGTGGCAAAAATGGGAATGAGCTTGTGTCAGAGGAGGAGCTTAGGTCTGATCCAGCTTATTTGTCGTACTATTACTCAAATGTGAATTTGAACCCTAGGCTTCCACCTCCTTTGCTTTCCAGGGAGGATTGGAGGTTCACACAAAGATTGAAGGGGGGAGGGAGTTCGGTTTTAGGTGGGATTGGGGATAGGAGGAAAGTGAATAGTGCTGATAATGGGAGTGGAAGATCTTTGTTCTCAATGCCACCTGGATTTGATTCGAGGAAACATGAAATTGAGGTTCAGAATGACAAGGTTCGTGGCTCTACTGAGTGGGGTGGTGATGGGCTGATTGGTTTACCAGGTTTAGGACTTGGGAGTAAACAGAAGAGTCTTGCAGAAATCTTTCAG GATGATTTGGGGCATGCAACTACTGTAACAAGGCAACCTTCTCGCCCGGCTAATGCATTTAATGAGAATGTTGAGAGTGTAGCTACAGCTGAAGCTGAGCTGGCTCATTTGCGCTGTGAGCTGTCATCTGCTGGTTCAAATGGTCAAGGCTCATCTGCTGTTCAAAATATTGGGCCGCCTACATCTTATAGTTATGCTGCTGCTGTAGGTTCTTCCTTGTCTAGAAGTACTACTCCTGATCCTCAACTTGTTGCTAGGGTCCCTAGCCCTTGCCCAACACCCATTGGACAAGGGAGGGCTTCTGCATCTGAAAAGAGAGGTATTGCTGGTTCAAACTCATTCAATGGTGTTTCATCTACCATAGGTGAGTCTACAGACTTGGCAGCTGCTTTGTCTGGCATGAACTTGTCAACAAATGGTGTGATAGATGAAGAAAATCGAGAGGATGTTGATATATTTGGTCTCCAAGGAGGTCAGAATCATGTGAAGCAAAACGCGTACCTAAAGAAGGCTGAGTCTAGACATTTCCATATGCCTTCTCTCCCTCAATCAGCAAAGATATCCTACTCTGATTTAGGTAAGAGCAATGGCAGCGGGTCAGACCTGAACAGCTCATCCTTGGTATCTGATAGGCAGGTTGAACTGAAAAAATCTAGTGTTCCTTCTGGTAATTCTTACATGAAAGGATCACCGACCTCCACACTTAATAGCAGCAGCGGCGGCGGGTTACCAGCTCAGTATCACCATCTAGAGAATGTTAATTCATCTCTTCCAAACTATGGGTTAAGTGGATACTCTGTCAATCCAGTATTGGCTTCTATGATGGCTGGCCAACTTGGCACTGGTAATCTACCAATGTGGTTTGAAAATGTTGCTGCAGCCTCTGCTTTGGCGGTTCCTGGAATGGACTCAAGAGTGCTTGGAGGAGGACTGGGGTCTGGAGCAAATCTAACGGCTGCTACCTCTGAGTCGCATAATCTTGGAAGAGTGGGTAGTCCAATGGCTGGGAGTACCCTTCAGGCACCTTTTGTTGATCCATTATATCTCCAGTACTTGAGGACTCCTGAGTATGCTGCTGCCCAGCTTGCAGCTCTTAATGATCCCTCAGTTGATAGGAACTACTTAGGTAATTATATGAATTTACTTGAACTACAGAATGCTCATGCTGGAGCTCTTTTATCATCTCAGAAGTCACATTATGGTGTCCCAATGGGTGGTAAATCTGGTGGTTCTAATCATCGTGGCTATTATGGTAATCCTGCCTTTGGTGTTGGCTTGTCATATCCTGGAAGTCCCTTGGCAAGTCCTGTTATTCCAAACTCCCCAGTTGGATCTGGTAGTCCAATCAGACACAATGAGCTGAATATGCATTTTCCTTCTGGGATGAGGAACTTAGCAGGGGGCATCATGGGACCATGGCACTTGGATGGAGGAGTTAACATGGATGAAAGCTTCGCATCATCGCTTCTGGAGGAGTTTAAGAGCAATAAAACTAAGTGTCTTGAATTTTCAGAAATTGCTGGTCATGTTGTTGAGTTTAG TGCGGACCAGTACGGGAGTCGGTTCATTCAACAAAAACTTGAGACAGCCACAATTGATGAGAAAAACATGGTTTATCAGGAAATCATGCCCCAAGCTCTTGCTTTAATGACTGATGTGTTTGGCAATTATGTAATTCAGAAG TTCTTTGAACATGGACTTCCTTCGCAGAGAAGAGAACTGGCTGGCAACCTTTTTGGTCATGTTTTGACTCTTAGCCTGCAAATGTATGGTTGTCGAGTGATCCAGAAG GCTATTGAGGTTGTTGACTTAGACCAGAAGATTAAGATGGTTGAAGAACTTGAAGGTCATGTCACGCGCTGTGTTCGTGACCAGAATGGGAACCATGTCATCCAAAAGTGTATTGAGTGTGTTCCTGAAGAAAATATCCAATTTATTGTCTCAACATTCTTTGATCAAGTTGTGACTCTCTCCATGCATCCATATGGGTGCCGTGTGATACAG AGGATATTGGAGCACTGCAAGGATCCAAAAACACAAAGTAAagtcatggatgagattttaGGAGCTGTTAGCATGTTGGCACAAGATCAATATGGCAACTATGTTGTTCAG CATGTACTGCAGCATGGAAAACCCCATGAACGTTCTGCCATTATAAAGGAGTTGGCCGGGAAGATAGTTCAGATGAGTCAGCAGAAGTTTGCCTCCAACGTCGTGGAGAAGTGTTTAACTTTTGGTGGCCCCAGTGAACGAGAGTTACTGGTGAATGAGATGCTTGGAACCACTGATGAAAATGAGCCTCTTCAG GCAATGATGAAAGATCAATTTGCAAACTATGTTGTACAAAAAGTGCTCGAGACTTGTGATGACCAACAACGCGAGTTGATTCTTATGCGAATAAAAGTTCATTTAAACGCATTGAAGAAGTATACTTATGGAAAGCATATCGTTGCTCGCGTCGAGAAACTTGTTGCTGCTGGGG AAAGGAGAATTGCTGCGCAGTCTCTGCACGCTGCTTAG
- the LOC110635188 gene encoding pumilio homolog 2 isoform X2, with protein MLSELGRRPMIGTNDGSFGDDLEKEIGLLLREQRRQEPDDLERELNLYRSGSAPPTVEGSLTAVGGLLGGGGGAAAATFAEFVSGKNGNELVSEEELRSDPAYLSYYYSNVNLNPRLPPPLLSREDWRFTQRLKGGGSSVLGGIGDRRKVNSADNGSGRSLFSMPPGFDSRKHEIEVQNDKVRGSTEWGGDGLIGLPGLGLGSKQKSLAEIFQDDLGHATTVTRQPSRPANAFNENVESVATAEAELAHLRCELSSAGSNGQGSSAVQNIGPPTSYSYAAAVGSSLSRSTTPDPQLVARVPSPCPTPIGQGRASASEKRGIAGSNSFNGVSSTIGESTDLAAALSGMNLSTNGVIDEENREDVDIFGLQGGQNHVKQNAYLKKAESRHFHMPSLPQSAKISYSDLGKSNGSGSDLNSSSLVSDRQVELKKSSVPSGNSYMKGSPTSTLNSSSGGGLPAQYHHLENVNSSLPNYGLSGYSVNPVLASMMAGQLGTGNLPMWFENVAAASALAVPGMDSRVLGGGLGSGANLTAATSESHNLGRVGSPMAGSTLQAPFVDPLYLQYLRTPEYAAAQLAALNDPSVDRNYLGNYMNLLELQNAHAGALLSSQKSHYGVPMGGKSGGSNHRGYYGNPAFGVGLSYPGSPLASPVIPNSPVGSGSPIRHNELNMHFPSGMRNLAGGIMGPWHLDGGVNMDESFASSLLEEFKSNKTKCLEFSEIAGHVVEFSADQYGSRFIQQKLETATIDEKNMVYQEIMPQALALMTDVFGNYVIQKFFEHGLPSQRRELAGNLFGHVLTLSLQMYGCRVIQKHVLQHGKPHERSAIIKELAGKIVQMSQQKFASNVVEKCLTFGGPSERELLVNEMLGTTDENEPLQAMMKDQFANYVVQKVLETCDDQQRELILMRIKVHLNALKKYTYGKHIVARVEKLVAAGERRIAAQSLHAA; from the exons ATGTTATCTGAATTGGGTAGGCGGCCGATGATAGGAACTAATGACGGATCATTCGGTGATGATTTGGAGAAGGAAATAGGGTTATTACTGCGTGAGCAACGCAGGCAAGAGCCTGATGATCTCGAGAGAGAGCTCAATTTGTATAGGAGTGGTTCTGCGCCTCCAACTGTGGAGGGTTCATTGACCGCAGTTGGGGGCTTGCTAGGTGGTGGAGGCGGTGCTGCTGCTGCTACCTTTGCTGAGTTTGTTAGTGGCAAAAATGGGAATGAGCTTGTGTCAGAGGAGGAGCTTAGGTCTGATCCAGCTTATTTGTCGTACTATTACTCAAATGTGAATTTGAACCCTAGGCTTCCACCTCCTTTGCTTTCCAGGGAGGATTGGAGGTTCACACAAAGATTGAAGGGGGGAGGGAGTTCGGTTTTAGGTGGGATTGGGGATAGGAGGAAAGTGAATAGTGCTGATAATGGGAGTGGAAGATCTTTGTTCTCAATGCCACCTGGATTTGATTCGAGGAAACATGAAATTGAGGTTCAGAATGACAAGGTTCGTGGCTCTACTGAGTGGGGTGGTGATGGGCTGATTGGTTTACCAGGTTTAGGACTTGGGAGTAAACAGAAGAGTCTTGCAGAAATCTTTCAG GATGATTTGGGGCATGCAACTACTGTAACAAGGCAACCTTCTCGCCCGGCTAATGCATTTAATGAGAATGTTGAGAGTGTAGCTACAGCTGAAGCTGAGCTGGCTCATTTGCGCTGTGAGCTGTCATCTGCTGGTTCAAATGGTCAAGGCTCATCTGCTGTTCAAAATATTGGGCCGCCTACATCTTATAGTTATGCTGCTGCTGTAGGTTCTTCCTTGTCTAGAAGTACTACTCCTGATCCTCAACTTGTTGCTAGGGTCCCTAGCCCTTGCCCAACACCCATTGGACAAGGGAGGGCTTCTGCATCTGAAAAGAGAGGTATTGCTGGTTCAAACTCATTCAATGGTGTTTCATCTACCATAGGTGAGTCTACAGACTTGGCAGCTGCTTTGTCTGGCATGAACTTGTCAACAAATGGTGTGATAGATGAAGAAAATCGAGAGGATGTTGATATATTTGGTCTCCAAGGAGGTCAGAATCATGTGAAGCAAAACGCGTACCTAAAGAAGGCTGAGTCTAGACATTTCCATATGCCTTCTCTCCCTCAATCAGCAAAGATATCCTACTCTGATTTAGGTAAGAGCAATGGCAGCGGGTCAGACCTGAACAGCTCATCCTTGGTATCTGATAGGCAGGTTGAACTGAAAAAATCTAGTGTTCCTTCTGGTAATTCTTACATGAAAGGATCACCGACCTCCACACTTAATAGCAGCAGCGGCGGCGGGTTACCAGCTCAGTATCACCATCTAGAGAATGTTAATTCATCTCTTCCAAACTATGGGTTAAGTGGATACTCTGTCAATCCAGTATTGGCTTCTATGATGGCTGGCCAACTTGGCACTGGTAATCTACCAATGTGGTTTGAAAATGTTGCTGCAGCCTCTGCTTTGGCGGTTCCTGGAATGGACTCAAGAGTGCTTGGAGGAGGACTGGGGTCTGGAGCAAATCTAACGGCTGCTACCTCTGAGTCGCATAATCTTGGAAGAGTGGGTAGTCCAATGGCTGGGAGTACCCTTCAGGCACCTTTTGTTGATCCATTATATCTCCAGTACTTGAGGACTCCTGAGTATGCTGCTGCCCAGCTTGCAGCTCTTAATGATCCCTCAGTTGATAGGAACTACTTAGGTAATTATATGAATTTACTTGAACTACAGAATGCTCATGCTGGAGCTCTTTTATCATCTCAGAAGTCACATTATGGTGTCCCAATGGGTGGTAAATCTGGTGGTTCTAATCATCGTGGCTATTATGGTAATCCTGCCTTTGGTGTTGGCTTGTCATATCCTGGAAGTCCCTTGGCAAGTCCTGTTATTCCAAACTCCCCAGTTGGATCTGGTAGTCCAATCAGACACAATGAGCTGAATATGCATTTTCCTTCTGGGATGAGGAACTTAGCAGGGGGCATCATGGGACCATGGCACTTGGATGGAGGAGTTAACATGGATGAAAGCTTCGCATCATCGCTTCTGGAGGAGTTTAAGAGCAATAAAACTAAGTGTCTTGAATTTTCAGAAATTGCTGGTCATGTTGTTGAGTTTAG TGCGGACCAGTACGGGAGTCGGTTCATTCAACAAAAACTTGAGACAGCCACAATTGATGAGAAAAACATGGTTTATCAGGAAATCATGCCCCAAGCTCTTGCTTTAATGACTGATGTGTTTGGCAATTATGTAATTCAGAAG TTCTTTGAACATGGACTTCCTTCGCAGAGAAGAGAACTGGCTGGCAACCTTTTTGGTCATGTTTTGACTCTTAGCCTGCAAATGTATGGTTGTCGAGTGATCCAGAAG CATGTACTGCAGCATGGAAAACCCCATGAACGTTCTGCCATTATAAAGGAGTTGGCCGGGAAGATAGTTCAGATGAGTCAGCAGAAGTTTGCCTCCAACGTCGTGGAGAAGTGTTTAACTTTTGGTGGCCCCAGTGAACGAGAGTTACTGGTGAATGAGATGCTTGGAACCACTGATGAAAATGAGCCTCTTCAG GCAATGATGAAAGATCAATTTGCAAACTATGTTGTACAAAAAGTGCTCGAGACTTGTGATGACCAACAACGCGAGTTGATTCTTATGCGAATAAAAGTTCATTTAAACGCATTGAAGAAGTATACTTATGGAAAGCATATCGTTGCTCGCGTCGAGAAACTTGTTGCTGCTGGGG AAAGGAGAATTGCTGCGCAGTCTCTGCACGCTGCTTAG